The following are encoded in a window of Flavobacterium cupriresistens genomic DNA:
- the mdh gene encoding malate dehydrogenase, translating into MKVTIVGAGNVGATCADVISYRGIASEVVLLDIKEGFAEGKALDITQCATNTGFNTKVSGVTNDYSKTAGSDVVVITSGIPRKPGMTREELIGINAGIVKTVAENVLKHSPNTIIVVVSNPMDTMTYLALKSTGLPKNRIIGMGGALDSSRFRTYLSLALDKPANDISAMVIGGHGDTTMIPLTRLASYNGIPVSEFLSEEVLAKVAADTMVGGATLTGLLGTSAWYAPGASVAYLVDSILNDQKKMIACSVYVEGEYGQNDICIGVPCIIGKNGIEEILDIQLNDAEKALFAKSADAVRGMNDALKSILV; encoded by the coding sequence ATGAAAGTTACCATTGTAGGAGCAGGAAATGTTGGAGCTACATGTGCAGATGTTATTTCTTATAGAGGAATTGCTAGTGAAGTAGTATTGTTGGATATTAAAGAAGGCTTTGCTGAAGGAAAGGCATTAGATATCACGCAATGCGCTACAAATACAGGGTTTAATACCAAAGTTTCAGGTGTAACCAACGATTATTCTAAAACTGCCGGGAGTGATGTAGTAGTAATTACATCCGGAATTCCAAGAAAACCAGGAATGACCCGTGAAGAATTAATAGGTATAAATGCAGGGATTGTAAAAACAGTTGCTGAGAATGTATTAAAACATTCACCAAATACAATTATTGTTGTGGTTTCTAATCCAATGGACACAATGACTTATTTGGCTTTAAAATCTACCGGATTACCAAAAAACAGAATTATAGGTATGGGTGGAGCTTTAGATAGTTCACGTTTCAGAACGTATCTTTCTTTGGCTTTAGACAAACCGGCAAATGATATTTCTGCTATGGTTATAGGTGGTCATGGTGATACAACTATGATTCCTTTGACACGTTTGGCATCTTACAACGGAATTCCGGTTAGCGAATTTCTTTCTGAAGAAGTGTTAGCGAAAGTGGCTGCAGATACGATGGTAGGAGGAGCAACTCTTACAGGTCTTTTAGGAACTTCAGCGTGGTATGCGCCGGGAGCTTCTGTAGCGTATCTTGTGGATAGTATTTTAAACGATCAGAAGAAAATGATTGCTTGTTCTGTTTATGTAGAAGGAGAGTACGGACAAAATGATATCTGTATCGGAGTACCTTGTATAATTGGTAAAAATGGAATTGAAGAAATTTTGGATATCCAGTTAAACGACGCAGAAAAAGCTTTATTTGCTAAAAGTGCTGATGCAGTTAGAGGGATGAATGATGCTCTAAAATCGATTTTAGTATAA
- the secDF gene encoding protein translocase subunit SecDF, with translation MQNKGLIKFFAILFALVSIYQLSFTYVASNVKSEAKAFAGDNPDKELKYLDSIGKVKVLNLGFTDFTYDEVKNKQINKGLDLEGGINVILQISIKDVLKGLANNSKNPVFNKSLADATANLEGNKSYLDKFFEAFDANSSGTTKLASPEIFANRNLQGEGGIAFEMSDAQAKKVIRKKVDESIESAYKVLRERIDKFGVTQPNIQKLGATGRILVELPGAKDVDRIKKLLGGKAQLEFWETYKIEEIGNFLVATNEALKKTEIKKTETKTVAKDSLNALLTDTQDSTKAKKGNDPLFDKIVGQGGGPVLGYFAPKDTATINAYFKRPEIRILLAADQHYAKFVWSKPTTIKDAKAKDVEVVELYALKGNRDNVPAMNGGLVTDAKDTFDQMGKPAVSMQMNSQGAKVWEELTGRAFSQKSYIAIVLDNIVYSAPGVTSGPIAGGRSEITGSFDVAETKDLANVLNAGKLPASADIIQSTVVGPSLGQAAIDAGTISSVLGFLLVCLWMVFYYGKAGWYANLALLLNLLFLFGIMASFGFVLTLPGIAGIVLTLGTAVDANIIIFERAKEELREGKSLSEAVVASYGWHGAMRSIIDANVTHVLTGAILFIFGTGPIKGFALTLLIGIVTSMFTSIFIARIFIDRNIAGKGDLTFSTNITKNWFTNFHFDFIKIKKFTYIFSSIVVVVSLVSIFFVNGLDEGVDFVGGRTFQVKFEKPIDATVVSDELSAAFGTPVEAKILGDDDQLKITTKYKIQQDGVAVDEEVNQILYKALAKYYPNTSYDKFTNTYDGKKVGVLQASKVGASISEDIKTNSYWAVLGAMAAIFLYLMVSFRKWQYSLGAIAAVAHDVIFVLGIYSLCYKFMPFHMEMDQHFIAAILTVIGYSMNDTVIVFDRIREFIIGNRKGSFEDIVNASINTTLSRTLNTSLMMIIVLLTMFIFGGESIRGFIFAMLVGIVVGTYSSLFIATPVLVDTISKDDKHNIEDKHNKE, from the coding sequence ATGCAGAATAAAGGACTTATTAAATTTTTCGCAATTCTATTTGCGTTGGTAAGTATTTACCAACTTTCGTTCACTTACGTGGCAAGCAATGTCAAAAGTGAGGCCAAAGCTTTTGCAGGAGATAATCCTGATAAAGAGCTAAAATATTTAGATTCTATTGGTAAAGTAAAGGTACTGAATCTTGGATTTACGGATTTTACTTATGATGAAGTAAAAAACAAACAAATCAATAAAGGTCTTGACTTAGAAGGAGGAATCAACGTTATTCTTCAAATTTCTATTAAAGATGTTTTGAAAGGATTAGCCAACAATTCTAAAAATCCGGTATTTAATAAATCATTGGCTGATGCGACTGCAAATTTAGAAGGTAACAAAAGTTATTTAGATAAATTTTTTGAGGCTTTTGATGCAAATTCAAGCGGAACAACAAAATTAGCTTCTCCTGAAATCTTTGCTAACAGAAACTTGCAAGGTGAAGGCGGAATTGCTTTTGAAATGTCTGATGCTCAAGCTAAGAAAGTAATTAGAAAAAAAGTAGATGAGTCTATCGAAAGTGCTTACAAAGTATTAAGAGAGCGTATCGATAAATTTGGTGTTACACAACCAAACATCCAAAAATTAGGTGCCACAGGAAGAATCTTAGTGGAGCTTCCAGGTGCTAAAGATGTGGATAGAATTAAAAAATTATTAGGTGGAAAAGCTCAATTAGAGTTTTGGGAAACGTATAAGATTGAAGAAATCGGAAACTTTTTAGTAGCAACTAACGAAGCTTTAAAAAAGACTGAAATCAAAAAAACAGAAACTAAAACAGTTGCTAAAGATTCATTGAATGCTTTATTGACTGATACACAAGATTCAACTAAAGCTAAAAAAGGAAACGACCCATTATTTGACAAAATTGTTGGACAAGGTGGTGGACCGGTTTTAGGTTATTTTGCTCCAAAAGATACAGCAACAATCAATGCTTATTTTAAAAGACCGGAAATCAGAATTTTATTAGCTGCTGATCAACATTATGCAAAATTTGTTTGGAGTAAACCAACTACAATAAAAGATGCAAAAGCAAAAGATGTTGAAGTAGTTGAATTATACGCTTTAAAAGGAAACAGAGACAATGTACCAGCTATGAACGGTGGTCTTGTAACAGATGCGAAAGATACATTTGACCAAATGGGTAAACCAGCTGTTTCTATGCAAATGAACAGCCAAGGTGCTAAAGTTTGGGAAGAATTAACAGGTAGAGCTTTTTCTCAGAAAAGTTATATTGCTATTGTTTTAGATAATATCGTGTATTCTGCGCCAGGTGTTACTAGTGGTCCAATTGCAGGTGGAAGATCTGAAATTACAGGTTCTTTTGATGTAGCTGAAACTAAAGATTTAGCAAACGTATTAAATGCAGGTAAATTACCGGCTTCTGCAGACATTATTCAATCAACTGTTGTAGGACCATCTTTAGGTCAGGCAGCTATTGATGCAGGAACAATTTCTTCTGTATTAGGATTTTTATTAGTTTGTTTATGGATGGTATTCTATTATGGTAAAGCAGGTTGGTATGCTAATCTTGCGTTATTATTAAACTTACTTTTCTTATTCGGAATTATGGCAAGTTTTGGTTTTGTATTAACATTACCAGGTATCGCAGGTATCGTATTAACATTAGGTACGGCGGTAGATGCGAACATTATTATATTTGAAAGAGCAAAAGAAGAATTACGTGAAGGTAAATCATTGTCTGAAGCAGTTGTTGCTTCTTACGGATGGCACGGAGCAATGCGTTCTATCATTGATGCAAACGTAACGCATGTTTTAACTGGAGCAATCTTGTTTATTTTTGGAACAGGTCCAATTAAAGGTTTTGCTTTAACATTACTTATTGGTATCGTAACTTCTATGTTTACGTCAATCTTTATTGCGAGAATCTTTATTGATAGAAACATTGCAGGTAAAGGAGATTTAACTTTCTCTACTAATATTACTAAAAACTGGTTTACTAATTTCCACTTTGATTTTATCAAAATTAAAAAATTCACTTACATCTTCTCTTCAATTGTTGTTGTAGTAAGTTTGGTTTCTATCTTTTTCGTTAACGGATTAGATGAAGGTGTTGATTTTGTTGGAGGAAGAACTTTCCAGGTTAAATTTGAAAAACCAATTGATGCTACTGTAGTTTCAGATGAATTATCTGCTGCTTTCGGAACTCCGGTTGAGGCTAAAATTTTAGGAGATGACGATCAGTTGAAAATCACAACTAAATACAAGATCCAACAAGATGGAGTAGCGGTTGATGAAGAAGTAAATCAAATTTTATACAAAGCGTTAGCAAAATACTATCCTAATACTTCTTATGATAAATTTACTAATACTTACGATGGTAAAAAAGTTGGAGTATTACAAGCTTCTAAAGTTGGAGCTTCTATCTCTGAGGATATTAAAACGAACTCTTACTGGGCAGTTTTAGGTGCTATGGCAGCGATCTTCTTATACTTAATGGTATCGTTCCGTAAATGGCAATATTCATTAGGTGCGATTGCAGCTGTTGCGCATGACGTTATCTTTGTATTGGGAATCTACTCTTTATGTTATAAATTCATGCCATTCCACATGGAAATGGATCAGCACTTTATCGCTGCGATTCTTACGGTGATTGGTTATTCTATGAATGATACTGTAATTGTATTTGACAGAATTAGAGAGTTCATCATCGGAAACCGTAAAGGTAGTTTTGAAGATATTGTAAACGCTTCTATTAATACTACATTGTCAAGAACATTGAATACTTCATTAATGATGATCATTGTATTGTTAACGATGTTTATTTTTGGTGGAGAGTCAATTAGAGGATTCATCTTCGCGATGTTGGTTGGTATTGTAGTAGGAACTTATTCTTCTCTATTTATTGCTACACCGGTATTGGTGGATACAATTTCTAAAGATGATAAACACAATATCGAAGACAAGCACAATAAAGAATAA
- a CDS encoding acyloxyacyl hydrolase produces the protein MSRTLLLGLLVFLGVFRMCGQEREGNLRVGFNYGFGSELKNRNYTFTNHFYKAQLYYRLKETRHFQYEVLVQPEVNFGTHQLLNFYFVKPEEPDYLEKRAVYTKLKNIHEYVLNIGFLIRKPINKSLSVYFLGSIGPMITDTETERMSEGFAFADVLALGFSVKAQRFHFDVRPSVRHVSNAGLGSSNAGYNTKNIEFGVSYSLGKD, from the coding sequence ATGAGTAGAACATTACTATTGGGTTTGTTGGTTTTTTTAGGTGTCTTCAGGATGTGCGGACAAGAGCGTGAGGGTAATTTGAGGGTCGGGTTTAATTATGGTTTTGGAAGTGAATTAAAGAATAGGAATTACACCTTCACCAATCACTTTTATAAAGCTCAATTGTATTACCGGTTAAAAGAAACAAGACATTTTCAATACGAAGTTTTGGTCCAGCCCGAAGTTAATTTTGGAACGCACCAATTGCTGAATTTCTATTTTGTTAAACCGGAGGAGCCTGATTATCTTGAAAAACGTGCTGTTTATACGAAACTAAAAAACATTCATGAATATGTGCTGAATATTGGTTTTTTGATCCGAAAGCCGATAAATAAAAGTCTTTCCGTTTATTTTTTAGGAAGCATTGGTCCGATGATCACAGACACAGAAACAGAACGCATGTCTGAAGGATTTGCTTTTGCTGATGTGTTAGCGCTTGGATTTTCGGTGAAAGCGCAAAGATTCCATTTTGATGTACGTCCAAGTGTCAGGCATGTTTCTAATGCAGGTCTAGGAAGCTCAAATGCGGGCTATAATACAAAGAATATTGAGTTTGGTGTTTCGTATTCTCTTGGGAAGGATTAA
- the lgt gene encoding prolipoprotein diacylglyceryl transferase: protein MTHALNIIWNPSEGIDLGFFMIRYYSLMFVIAFGLGWYLMKKIFERENEPIDKLDSLFVWTVLATLIGARLGHVLFYDWEYFRNHLLEIFLPFRFEPKFEFTGFQGLASHGAAIAIIVAMYYFSKVVLKRPLLWILDRVVIPVASGAIFVRLGNFFNSEIIGHETTSPFGIRFLHDQFSKAEAVNATSIQNPKEAYNAIVADPKFADLLAQVPAKHPTQLYEGFCYIFVFAILFFLYWKTNARLKSGYLFGLFLVLLFAVRFVVEYVKESQGGIEEELGLFSTGQWLSIPFIIVGLYFIIRAQRNPLATS from the coding sequence ATGACACATGCCTTAAACATCATTTGGAATCCTTCAGAAGGAATCGATTTAGGATTTTTTATGATTCGTTATTACAGTTTAATGTTCGTAATCGCTTTTGGATTAGGATGGTACTTAATGAAAAAGATTTTCGAACGCGAAAACGAACCGATCGACAAATTAGATTCTTTATTTGTATGGACTGTTTTAGCCACTTTAATCGGTGCACGTTTAGGTCATGTTTTATTTTATGATTGGGAATATTTCAGAAATCATTTACTTGAAATCTTTCTGCCTTTTAGATTTGAACCAAAGTTTGAATTTACAGGATTCCAGGGATTAGCAAGTCACGGCGCTGCAATTGCCATCATTGTGGCCATGTATTATTTTAGTAAAGTAGTTTTAAAACGTCCTTTGTTATGGATCTTAGACCGAGTTGTAATACCGGTTGCCAGTGGTGCTATTTTTGTTCGTTTAGGAAATTTTTTCAATTCTGAAATCATCGGACACGAGACTACTTCTCCATTTGGAATTCGTTTTCTTCACGATCAATTCAGCAAAGCAGAAGCTGTAAATGCGACCAGTATACAAAATCCTAAAGAAGCTTATAATGCTATCGTAGCAGATCCAAAATTTGCCGATTTGTTAGCACAAGTACCAGCAAAACATCCGACACAATTATATGAAGGCTTTTGTTATATTTTTGTGTTTGCAATCTTATTTTTCTTGTACTGGAAAACAAATGCAAGACTTAAATCAGGTTATCTGTTTGGACTATTTTTAGTATTGTTATTTGCGGTTCGCTTTGTTGTCGAGTATGTAAAAGAAAGCCAAGGCGGAATCGAAGAAGAACTTGGTCTCTTCTCAACAGGACAATGGCTAAGTATTCCATTTATTATTGTTGGACTATACTTTATTATCAGAGCACAAAGAAATCCTTTAGCGACTTCTTAA
- the yidD gene encoding membrane protein insertion efficiency factor YidD, producing MKVITPFVLLVRFYQNAISPFTPASCRFEPTCSSYMIQALQMHGLFYGGYLGIKRILSCHPWGKTGYDPVPEKKCLHKH from the coding sequence ATGAAAGTAATCACTCCATTTGTTTTATTAGTGCGTTTTTATCAAAATGCCATTTCGCCCTTTACACCGGCAAGTTGCAGATTTGAGCCAACCTGTTCCAGTTATATGATTCAGGCGCTGCAGATGCATGGATTATTTTATGGTGGTTACCTCGGAATTAAACGTATTTTGAGTTGTCATCCCTGGGGAAAAACCGGTTACGATCCTGTTCCCGAAAAGAAATGTTTGCACAAACATTAA
- the cysS gene encoding cysteine--tRNA ligase has protein sequence MPLYTSQPLKIYNSLSGEKESFNPIHVGNVGMYVCGPTVYSNVHLGNVRTFMSFDIIFRYFSHLEYKVRYVRNITDVGHIVDDVDEGEDKIAKKARLEQVEPMEIVQRYTVDFHDILRSFNFLPPSIEPTATGHLIEQIEVIKKIIDTGIGYESNGSVYFDVVKYNETKNYGILSGRNIEDMLANTRDLDGQSDKRNPQDFALWKKAEPEHVMRWPSPWSDGFPGWHLECTAMSTKYLGNHFDIHGGGMDLKFPHHECEIAQNEACTGHSPVNYWMHANMLTLNGKKMAKSTGNNILPGEILSGDNNILSKAFSASVTRFFMLQAHYRSILDFSDDAIVAAEKGYKRLMEAVNALPAITSSATSSIDITSWKQLCYDAMNDDFNTPILIAQLFEAVRYINLLKEGKETISEEDLAIFTAAINAFVFDVLGLIDEKAEGNNDKLDGVVNMLIGMRNQARADKNFALSDQIRDQLIELGIQLKDGKEGTSFSL, from the coding sequence ATGCCACTATACACAAGTCAACCTCTAAAAATATACAACTCACTTTCGGGTGAAAAAGAAAGTTTCAACCCTATACATGTAGGAAATGTTGGAATGTATGTTTGCGGACCTACGGTTTATAGCAATGTACACTTGGGCAATGTTAGAACCTTTATGTCTTTTGATATTATTTTCAGATATTTTTCGCATCTGGAATACAAAGTGCGCTACGTAAGAAACATTACCGATGTTGGACATATTGTGGATGATGTGGATGAAGGAGAAGATAAAATTGCCAAAAAAGCACGTTTAGAGCAGGTTGAACCAATGGAAATTGTACAACGCTATACGGTAGATTTTCATGATATTTTAAGATCATTTAACTTTCTGCCGCCAAGCATTGAACCAACTGCTACGGGACACCTTATTGAGCAAATTGAAGTCATCAAAAAAATAATCGATACCGGAATCGGATACGAATCTAACGGATCGGTTTATTTTGATGTTGTAAAATATAACGAAACCAAAAATTATGGCATATTAAGCGGCAGAAACATCGAAGATATGCTTGCTAATACACGTGATCTTGACGGGCAGTCTGACAAAAGAAACCCACAGGATTTTGCGCTTTGGAAAAAAGCAGAACCGGAACATGTTATGAGATGGCCGTCTCCATGGAGTGATGGTTTCCCTGGCTGGCATCTTGAATGTACTGCCATGAGCACCAAATATCTGGGTAATCATTTTGATATTCACGGAGGTGGAATGGATTTAAAATTCCCGCATCATGAATGTGAAATCGCACAAAATGAAGCTTGCACGGGTCACTCTCCGGTTAATTACTGGATGCATGCCAACATGCTTACCCTAAATGGTAAAAAAATGGCAAAATCAACCGGAAATAACATTTTACCGGGTGAAATATTAAGTGGAGACAACAATATTCTAAGCAAAGCCTTTTCGGCTTCTGTGACCCGTTTCTTTATGTTACAGGCACATTACAGAAGTATTTTGGACTTCTCTGACGATGCTATTGTAGCCGCAGAAAAAGGGTATAAAAGATTAATGGAAGCCGTTAACGCTTTACCGGCAATCACTTCAAGTGCAACAAGCTCTATAGACATTACATCTTGGAAACAGTTGTGTTATGATGCCATGAATGATGATTTTAACACGCCTATCTTAATCGCACAACTATTTGAAGCTGTTCGTTACATCAACTTATTAAAAGAAGGAAAAGAAACTATTTCTGAAGAGGATTTAGCAATCTTTACCGCTGCCATCAATGCTTTTGTTTTTGATGTTTTAGGTTTGATTGACGAAAAAGCGGAGGGTAATAATGACAAATTAGACGGTGTTGTAAATATGCTTATCGGAATGAGAAATCAGGCCAGAGCAGATAAAAACTTTGCTCTTTCTGACCAGATTCGTGACCAGTTAATTGAACTTGGTATTCAATTAAAAGACGGAAAAGAAGGCACCAGTTTTTCCTTGTAA
- a CDS encoding four helix bundle protein: METLNHLILSKNLGYVSEEKYIQCREKLEKICNQINNLKK; the protein is encoded by the coding sequence ATGGAAACTTTAAATCATTTGATTCTTTCAAAAAATTTAGGTTACGTTTCGGAAGAAAAATATATTCAATGCCGCGAAAAACTTGAAAAAATTTGCAATCAGATAAATAATCTAAAAAAATAG
- a CDS encoding four helix bundle protein: protein MDIYKLTSKFPSNELFGITSQIRRSTSSIVTNIAEGTSREIQIKRKLVF, encoded by the coding sequence TTGGATATTTACAAATTAACTAGTAAATTTCCATCAAATGAATTATTTGGAATTACATCTCAAATAAGAAGAAGTACTTCGTCAATCGTTACCAACATTGCAGAAGGAACATCAAGAGAGATACAAATAAAGAGAAAGCTTGTTTTTTGA
- the folE gene encoding GTP cyclohydrolase I FolE, with protein MINNEDFLDEMGDNHFSSNAQNPLRKDAFDLSDDEKIEKIKKDVENILQTLGMDLTDDSIKGTPNRVAKMFVKEIFGGLNPSKQPKASTFDNNYKYGEMLVEKNITVYSTCEHHLLPIIGRAHVAYISSGRVIGLSKMNRIVEYYAKRPQVQERLTMQIVQELQKALGTEDVACVIDAKHLCVNSRGIKDIESSTVTSEFGGKFKDPQTKREFLDYIKLETQF; from the coding sequence ATGATAAATAACGAAGATTTTTTAGACGAAATGGGTGACAATCACTTTAGCAGTAATGCGCAAAACCCTCTTAGAAAGGACGCTTTTGACTTAAGTGACGATGAAAAAATAGAAAAAATAAAAAAAGATGTCGAAAACATTCTGCAAACGCTTGGAATGGATTTGACGGACGACAGCATAAAAGGTACTCCAAACCGAGTTGCTAAGATGTTTGTAAAAGAAATTTTTGGTGGTCTTAATCCTTCCAAACAACCAAAAGCTTCTACTTTTGATAATAATTACAAATACGGTGAAATGTTAGTTGAAAAAAACATTACCGTTTATTCTACCTGCGAACACCATTTATTACCAATCATCGGAAGAGCTCATGTTGCTTATATTTCGAGCGGAAGAGTTATTGGTTTATCTAAAATGAACCGAATTGTTGAGTATTATGCCAAAAGACCTCAGGTTCAGGAGCGTCTAACCATGCAGATTGTTCAGGAATTACAAAAAGCTCTTGGTACAGAAGATGTTGCCTGCGTGATCGATGCCAAACACCTTTGCGTTAATTCAAGAGGAATCAAAGATATCGAAAGCAGTACCGTAACCTCAGAATTTGGTGGAAAATTCAAAGATCCGCAAACCAAAAGAGAATTTCTTGATTACATAAAATTAGAAACTCAGTTCTAG
- a CDS encoding pyridoxal phosphate-dependent aminotransferase: MPTISQKGINMPESPIRKLAPYADIAKQKGHKVYHLNIGQPDIKTPEVAIQAVKNIDLTIIEYSPSAGYESYRKKLAQFYQRQNVNVNSEDIIITTGGSEALLFALATITDPGDEIIIPEPFYANYHAFASSTSATVVPVISTIETAFALPSIETVEKLITPKTKAILICNPGNPTGYLYSESEIKQLAGLIKKYDLYLIADEVYREFLYDTDDVHYSVMNLDDVQQNVIMVDSVSKRYSMCGARIGCLVTKNKEVLATVMKFAQARLSPPTIEQIACEAAIDTPQSYFDEVISEYKERRDTLITELNKIEGVIVTKPKGAFYCIAQLPIDNADDFAQWLLESYDLNGETVMVAPAAGFYSTPGMGLNQVRIAYVLNKKDLVSAVNVLKEALLVYNSKK; encoded by the coding sequence ATGCCAACAATTTCGCAAAAAGGCATCAACATGCCCGAATCACCGATACGTAAACTTGCTCCTTATGCAGATATTGCAAAGCAAAAAGGACATAAAGTGTATCATTTAAACATTGGTCAACCGGATATCAAGACACCCGAAGTAGCCATCCAGGCGGTAAAAAATATTGACTTAACTATTATAGAATACAGCCCGTCTGCCGGCTATGAAAGTTATAGAAAAAAACTAGCACAGTTTTACCAACGCCAAAATGTAAATGTCAACTCTGAAGATATCATTATCACTACCGGTGGTTCTGAAGCCTTATTGTTTGCGTTGGCCACTATAACAGATCCGGGAGATGAGATTATCATTCCGGAACCTTTTTATGCTAATTATCATGCCTTTGCATCATCAACCAGTGCTACTGTGGTTCCTGTTATTTCGACTATCGAAACGGCATTTGCATTGCCAAGCATTGAAACAGTTGAAAAATTAATCACACCAAAAACAAAGGCCATCTTAATCTGTAATCCGGGGAATCCAACAGGATACCTATACTCCGAATCAGAAATTAAACAACTGGCCGGTTTGATTAAAAAATACGACTTATACTTAATCGCCGACGAGGTTTATCGTGAATTTCTGTACGATACAGATGATGTTCATTACTCGGTAATGAATTTAGATGACGTACAACAAAATGTAATTATGGTCGATTCTGTTTCTAAACGTTACAGTATGTGTGGCGCAAGAATTGGCTGTCTGGTTACCAAAAACAAAGAAGTTTTGGCAACCGTAATGAAATTTGCTCAAGCAAGACTAAGTCCTCCGACGATCGAACAGATTGCCTGTGAAGCTGCTATAGACACTCCTCAGAGTTATTTTGACGAGGTTATTTCAGAATACAAAGAGCGTCGTGATACTTTGATTACAGAATTAAATAAAATAGAAGGCGTAATTGTAACCAAACCCAAAGGTGCTTTTTACTGTATTGCTCAATTACCAATTGATAATGCTGATGATTTTGCACAATGGCTTTTGGAAAGTTATGATTTGAATGGAGAAACCGTAATGGTCGCTCCTGCCGCAGGTTTTTATTCTACTCCCGGAATGGGACTGAATCAGGTTAGAATTGCCTATGTCCTGAACAAAAAAGACTTAGTTAGTGCCGTAAATGTTCTTAAAGAAGCTCTTTTAGTTTATAACAGCAAAAAATAA
- a CDS encoding PDZ domain-containing protein has product MKKYIVLFFGLLTPFLLNAQNDFMIENQRSKVTIPFKLINNLIFIPIKVNGVELNFLLDSGVEETILFSMDERQEVHFNNVEKIKLRGLGGDEEIEGLKSTNNVLETHGLKSINQLLYIILDQEFNLSSHIGIPVNGIIGYKFFKNNLVEINYQKKKVTIHLNNEKTRKRLEKKFETIPITIERSKPYIQSTAVVDGVDIPAKLLIDIGNSDAFWVFENDKIKLPTKNFPDFLGKGFSGDIEGHRAKISKFSIADFEFKNPIVSFPDSTSVRNVKMVPGRIGSLGGEVLKRFTVVLDYADQKLFLKKNSKFSEPFTYNKSGITVQHNGLQWVQETVHLETVQVTSSLGEMEANARKGNDFRYKFSLKPVFEIVNIRKFSAAEKCGLMKGDIIVSINSVLPYKYSLQQINALLKSEDDIWITLEVERNSLILKFRFKLEDEL; this is encoded by the coding sequence ATGAAAAAATATATAGTGTTGTTTTTTGGGCTTTTAACACCTTTTCTATTAAATGCTCAAAATGATTTTATGATAGAAAACCAGCGCTCGAAGGTTACTATCCCTTTTAAATTGATCAACAATCTTATTTTTATTCCTATAAAGGTAAATGGAGTAGAATTAAATTTTCTACTGGATTCCGGTGTAGAAGAAACCATCTTGTTTAGTATGGACGAAAGACAAGAAGTTCATTTTAATAATGTTGAAAAAATAAAACTGAGAGGATTAGGAGGTGACGAAGAAATTGAAGGATTGAAATCGACCAACAACGTCTTAGAAACCCACGGCTTGAAATCTATAAATCAATTGCTTTATATTATTCTCGATCAGGAATTTAATTTGTCCTCACATATCGGAATTCCCGTAAATGGAATTATTGGCTATAAATTTTTTAAAAATAATTTAGTTGAAATTAATTATCAAAAAAAGAAAGTTACTATACATCTCAATAACGAAAAGACCAGAAAGAGACTTGAGAAAAAATTTGAAACAATTCCAATAACAATTGAACGATCCAAACCTTATATACAATCAACGGCTGTTGTTGACGGTGTGGATATTCCTGCTAAACTGCTTATTGATATTGGCAACAGTGATGCTTTTTGGGTTTTTGAAAATGATAAAATAAAATTGCCAACAAAAAACTTTCCTGATTTTTTAGGAAAAGGCTTCAGTGGGGACATTGAGGGACACAGGGCAAAAATTTCAAAATTTTCGATCGCGGACTTTGAGTTTAAAAATCCAATTGTTTCTTTTCCCGATTCAACATCAGTTCGGAATGTAAAAATGGTTCCCGGGCGTATTGGTTCTCTTGGGGGTGAAGTTTTAAAAAGATTTACAGTGGTGTTAGACTATGCAGATCAAAAGCTGTTTCTGAAAAAAAACAGCAAATTTTCGGAACCGTTCACTTATAATAAAAGCGGTATTACAGTTCAACACAATGGTTTGCAATGGGTACAGGAGACTGTTCACTTAGAAACGGTGCAAGTTACATCATCTCTGGGTGAGATGGAAGCAAATGCAAGAAAAGGAAATGATTTTAGGTACAAATTTAGTTTAAAGCCCGTTTTTGAAATCGTAAACATCCGCAAGTTTTCGGCTGCTGAAAAATGCGGTTTGATGAAAGGAGATATTATTGTGAGTATCAATAGTGTATTGCCATACAAATATTCGCTTCAACAAATAAATGCGCTTTTAAAATCGGAAGATGATATTTGGATTACTTTAGAAGTAGAGCGAAATAGTTTGATTTTGAAATTCAGATTTAAGCTTGAAGACGAATTGTAG